In Rhodopirellula islandica, a single window of DNA contains:
- the serB gene encoding phosphoserine phosphatase SerB codes for MNESTLPSPHASSAIAMTPPTIVLLRFTGDDCPGLTASISERLHRFNCRVIDVNQAVIHRSLLLGMLVQIPGSEDPERLIRKMRRKSRKLGLKCKAKIVCDPDYDAWVKRQGKSRFILTLLSRSVTAEQFAAVSRLVSDQGLNIDVITRLSGRPERDPGDELTRACVEFSLRGDPTDANALKASLLDLSNRLNLDLAWQRDDAFRRNRRIVALDMDSTLLQAEVIDELAKEAGAGEKVSAITEAAMRGEIDFDESLRQRVQSLEGLPESVLPKVAERLQLTEGAERLLSNLRRFGYTTAILSGGFTYFGEHLQKLLGIDHVHANELEIIDGKLTGRVLGPIVNAERKALLLEQLAANEGVDRKQMIAIGDGANDLPMLSRAGLGIAFHAKPIVRESAEHQVSTLGLDAVLYLLGVRDRDLVE; via the coding sequence GTGAACGAATCCACTTTGCCATCCCCGCACGCGTCTTCCGCAATCGCAATGACCCCGCCAACCATCGTCTTGCTTCGATTCACCGGCGACGATTGCCCGGGTTTGACCGCGTCGATCTCGGAACGCTTGCACCGATTCAATTGCCGAGTCATCGATGTCAATCAAGCGGTGATCCATCGATCGCTGCTACTGGGCATGCTGGTTCAAATTCCGGGCAGCGAAGACCCCGAAAGATTGATTCGAAAGATGCGACGCAAGAGTCGCAAACTCGGTCTGAAATGCAAAGCAAAAATCGTTTGCGACCCGGACTACGACGCTTGGGTCAAACGCCAAGGCAAATCGCGATTCATTCTGACGCTGCTTTCCCGTTCGGTTACCGCCGAGCAATTTGCAGCGGTCAGCCGGTTGGTCTCTGACCAGGGACTGAACATCGACGTGATCACGCGGTTGTCCGGCCGCCCCGAGCGAGACCCTGGCGACGAACTGACTCGCGCTTGCGTGGAGTTCTCTTTGCGAGGCGATCCAACGGACGCCAACGCTCTCAAAGCCAGTCTGTTGGATCTGTCCAACCGCTTGAATTTGGATCTGGCATGGCAGCGAGACGATGCCTTCCGCCGCAACCGACGCATCGTCGCGCTCGACATGGACTCAACCTTGCTGCAAGCCGAAGTGATCGACGAACTGGCCAAGGAAGCGGGTGCCGGAGAAAAAGTCAGTGCGATCACCGAGGCGGCGATGCGAGGTGAAATCGACTTCGACGAGTCGCTTCGCCAACGCGTGCAATCCTTGGAAGGATTGCCTGAGAGCGTCCTTCCCAAAGTCGCCGAGCGATTGCAGTTGACCGAAGGTGCCGAACGATTGCTTTCCAACCTCCGTCGGTTTGGCTACACAACCGCGATTTTGAGTGGTGGCTTCACTTATTTTGGCGAGCACCTTCAAAAGCTGTTGGGCATCGACCATGTGCACGCCAACGAGCTGGAAATCATCGACGGAAAGCTGACGGGACGGGTCCTCGGTCCCATCGTCAATGCCGAGCGCAAAGCCTTGCTTCTCGAACAACTCGCCGCCAACGAAGGCGTCGACCGCAAACAGATGATCGCGATCGGCGACGGTGCGAACGACCTGCCCATGCTCTCCCGAGCCGGCCTGGGGATCGCCTTTCACGCCAAGCCCATTGTGCGGGAATCGGCTGAGCATCAAGTCTCCACACTGGGGCTGGACGCCGTTCTCTACCTGCTCGGCGTGAGAGACCGCGACTTGGTGGAGTGA
- a CDS encoding lactonase family protein, giving the protein MIGETQMSSGLSGNEQVTTRTRWGVKRGLVAAVVFAALHGNLAMAETLNVWFGTTTPRGGASEGIYHATFDTDSGKLSSASLAVKASQPGFLAMHPSKPVLYATSGSGVTAYRVQAESKDAKLVELGSVESGDGGVAHLATDRTGSVLLSAQYGGGSTTLYELAEDGSVARRVEVHEHDALLSPAGSGVVENRQNAPHAHWVGTSPDNRFAFTPDLGMDKVVIWKLDPNGPGLTHHGFGEGIPGGGPRHMKFSPDGKRIYLLNELALSVTAFDYDAKAGTMTAGQTIPALSEETKAKERFNSASEIRVHPSGKFVYSANRGHDSISVFRVDDSGEMQLVEVEAIRGGWPRNFNLDPSGRWLIAAGRDSHTATVFEVDGDTGELTFTRQTQQVPTPICVLFSK; this is encoded by the coding sequence ATGATCGGAGAGACGCAGATGAGCAGCGGATTGAGCGGCAACGAGCAAGTGACAACGCGAACGAGGTGGGGGGTGAAACGGGGCCTGGTGGCCGCGGTTGTCTTCGCGGCTTTGCATGGGAATTTGGCGATGGCGGAAACACTGAACGTTTGGTTCGGAACCACCACCCCTCGGGGAGGTGCCAGTGAAGGGATCTACCATGCCACCTTCGACACCGATTCGGGCAAACTGAGCTCGGCGAGCTTGGCAGTGAAAGCCTCGCAACCTGGGTTCTTGGCGATGCATCCGAGCAAGCCCGTGCTGTACGCCACCAGCGGAAGTGGCGTGACGGCCTACCGCGTGCAAGCTGAATCGAAGGACGCGAAGTTGGTGGAACTGGGATCGGTCGAGAGCGGTGACGGCGGGGTCGCACACCTGGCGACCGATCGCACCGGATCGGTTCTGTTGTCGGCGCAGTACGGCGGTGGCTCGACGACGTTGTATGAATTGGCCGAAGACGGTTCGGTCGCACGCCGCGTGGAGGTCCATGAACACGATGCCCTGTTGTCGCCAGCGGGATCAGGCGTCGTTGAAAACCGCCAAAACGCACCGCATGCACACTGGGTCGGGACCTCGCCAGACAACCGCTTCGCGTTCACTCCGGATCTGGGGATGGACAAGGTCGTGATTTGGAAGTTGGATCCCAACGGACCTGGTCTGACACATCATGGTTTTGGCGAAGGGATCCCCGGTGGCGGACCACGTCACATGAAGTTCAGCCCAGACGGCAAACGCATTTACCTGCTCAACGAGTTGGCTCTGTCGGTCACCGCGTTCGACTACGACGCGAAGGCGGGCACGATGACGGCCGGACAAACCATCCCTGCCCTGTCGGAAGAAACCAAGGCGAAGGAGCGTTTCAACAGTGCTTCTGAAATTCGAGTGCACCCGTCCGGCAAGTTTGTTTATTCCGCGAACCGTGGCCACGACAGCATTTCGGTCTTTCGTGTGGATGACTCCGGTGAAATGCAATTGGTGGAAGTCGAAGCCATTCGCGGCGGTTGGCCTCGAAACTTCAACCTCGATCCCAGCGGTCGCTGGTTGATTGCAGCGGGCCGAGACAGCCACACTGCCACGGTCTTTGAAGTCGACGGGGACACTGGCGAACTGACCTTCACACGTCAAACCCAACAGGTTCCCACGCCCATTTGCGTGCTGTTCAGCAAGTAG
- a CDS encoding SDR family oxidoreductase, protein MNETKKVAIVTGGSRGIGAAIAERLASDGFSVVINYASSSQAADELTERITEAGGSAESFQADVSDSDAVEKLFDFATESFGGVDVLVNNAGVLKMQPLAEFSDEDFDRLVDINLKGCFHTMREASRRLRDGGRVINLSSSVIGLRMPNYGVYSATKAAVEAMSAVLANELRGRQITVNSVAPGPTATKLFLDDKSDELIDRLTNMSPLERLGQPSDIASVISFLAGPDGAWVNGQTLRANGGVV, encoded by the coding sequence ATGAACGAAACGAAGAAGGTTGCCATTGTCACCGGTGGTTCGCGGGGAATCGGTGCGGCGATTGCCGAACGATTGGCGAGCGATGGATTCTCGGTGGTGATCAACTACGCGAGCAGTTCCCAGGCGGCGGACGAACTGACCGAGCGAATCACAGAAGCGGGTGGTTCGGCAGAGTCATTTCAAGCCGATGTGAGCGACTCGGACGCGGTCGAGAAACTCTTTGATTTCGCGACGGAGTCGTTCGGCGGGGTGGACGTGTTGGTCAACAACGCTGGCGTTCTGAAGATGCAACCGCTGGCGGAGTTTTCCGACGAGGACTTTGATCGATTGGTGGATATCAATCTGAAAGGTTGCTTTCACACGATGCGAGAAGCGTCCCGTCGACTTCGTGATGGCGGACGGGTGATCAATTTATCGTCCAGTGTGATTGGATTGCGGATGCCGAACTACGGTGTCTACTCAGCAACCAAAGCGGCCGTGGAGGCCATGTCGGCTGTCCTGGCGAACGAACTGAGAGGGCGCCAGATCACGGTCAATTCCGTCGCGCCTGGTCCGACCGCGACCAAGCTTTTCCTAGATGACAAATCGGACGAATTGATCGATCGCTTGACCAACATGTCGCCGTTGGAACGACTCGGCCAACCCAGCGACATCGCGTCCGTGATTTCCTTTCTGGCGGGGCCAGATGGGGCTTGGGTGAATGGTCAAACGCTGCGTGCCAATGGGGGAGTGGTTTGA
- the trkA gene encoding Trk system potassium transporter TrkA translates to MRILTLGGGTVGRWIADMLCRRRHSVTLIDSDPEIVRSINSELDVRAIEGNASQSTVLFSADVLSADLCLAVTGDDEVNIVAASMAKALGARRAIARVYAPAFRDLSTFDYQRHFQIDSLLSLEQLSASELARAIRNPDAIPLEHFARGQLQVYEMDVAVGSAAAGKKLMELQLPPRVRVGSLAREGRMWIASGADETRAGDRVSLVGMPDAVSVARQIFGGEKRRRKQSKVMIAGGGETGYHLAGLLGREDFRTVLLEQDAKRCEQLAKLLPDVTVVHANANRRSVLEDEGGGTVDYFVGCTGNDENNIMAGVEARELGASRVMCVVGRPDYANVVGKLGIDLAVSERDVVARQILGFLNEGAIISQSKLPNGSIGVYELEILEGSPVTQASLANLPLAGRCLIAAIQRDGFVRVPTASDVLEVNDIIVALIDLSDADEVLSLFHSD, encoded by the coding sequence ATGAGGATTCTGACTCTCGGTGGCGGCACCGTTGGACGCTGGATCGCCGACATGCTGTGCCGACGCCGGCACAGCGTCACGCTGATCGACAGCGATCCCGAAATCGTGCGATCCATCAACAGTGAATTGGACGTGCGTGCGATCGAGGGCAATGCCTCCCAGAGCACCGTGCTGTTCTCCGCCGACGTGCTCAGCGCCGACTTGTGCCTGGCCGTCACCGGAGACGACGAGGTCAACATTGTTGCCGCCAGCATGGCCAAGGCGTTGGGTGCCCGCCGCGCGATCGCTCGCGTTTACGCCCCCGCCTTTCGTGACCTGTCGACGTTTGACTATCAACGTCACTTTCAAATCGACAGTCTGCTTTCGCTCGAACAGCTCTCCGCTTCCGAATTGGCTCGCGCGATTCGCAACCCCGACGCCATCCCGCTGGAACACTTCGCGCGTGGCCAACTGCAGGTCTACGAAATGGACGTGGCAGTCGGATCCGCCGCCGCAGGCAAGAAGCTGATGGAACTGCAACTTCCGCCCAGGGTCCGAGTGGGATCCCTGGCCCGCGAAGGCCGGATGTGGATCGCCAGCGGTGCCGACGAAACACGTGCGGGTGACCGAGTCAGCTTGGTCGGGATGCCGGACGCCGTCAGTGTTGCCCGGCAAATCTTTGGCGGCGAAAAACGACGTCGCAAACAGTCCAAGGTCATGATCGCCGGTGGTGGTGAAACCGGTTATCACCTGGCCGGTTTGCTGGGGCGTGAAGACTTTCGCACCGTGCTGCTGGAACAAGACGCGAAACGTTGTGAACAACTGGCCAAGCTGCTGCCTGACGTCACCGTGGTGCATGCCAACGCCAACCGACGCAGCGTTTTGGAAGACGAAGGCGGCGGCACGGTGGACTACTTCGTTGGCTGCACCGGAAACGACGAAAACAACATCATGGCCGGCGTCGAGGCTCGTGAACTGGGTGCCTCTCGCGTGATGTGCGTGGTGGGGCGACCGGACTACGCCAACGTGGTCGGAAAACTGGGCATCGACTTGGCGGTCAGTGAACGCGACGTGGTCGCGAGGCAAATCCTGGGGTTCCTCAACGAAGGAGCCATCATCAGCCAAAGCAAATTGCCCAACGGCTCGATCGGGGTCTACGAACTGGAAATCCTGGAAGGATCCCCCGTCACCCAGGCGTCGCTCGCCAATCTGCCGCTGGCAGGCCGATGTTTGATTGCCGCGATTCAACGCGACGGATTCGTGCGTGTACCCACCGCCAGCGATGTTCTGGAAGTCAATGACATCATCGTCGCCTTGATCGATTTGTCCGATGCCGACGAAGTCCTTTCACTCTTTCACAGCGACTGA
- a CDS encoding serine/threonine-protein kinase, with protein MERIDDLCADFEHKWQTDQSPSIESFLTEDIPPDERDVLLAELIVLDIDYRRRRAEQPTEQDYLDRFQDNAQVIRDAFRGNGQPKRAFIPPSVEQLGKRFPNLKITELLGAGGMGAVYKARQEGLDRVVALKILPEEFGHDVKFALRFTREARTLAKLNHPNIVSVYEFGHVDDTYYFLMEYVDGSTLRDVVAAGQLAPAHALAIVPHLCDALQFAHDNGVIHRDIKPENILMAVDGSVKIADFGLSRLLGDQDQPSALTGTHQIMGTPRYMAPEQLEGARGVDHRADIYSLGVVFYEMLTGELPIGRFAAPSQKVEIDVRLDDVVLRTLEKEPRRRYQRASQIKSDMQSIASGDRAALAPTQIVDSASQRDRLPSSAGMHEQELAGRLLLTRRQLMERVKSALRPLGVGQVLQIMIGVALIALGAYCWAPNTHVPHRLVSGVIVHVYGLFLIISAANVLVRIKRIDTSQPITEIREKLGAVRRFSLWVGPVIGFAWWLIWIPVVVAAGFDQVLHPNSLYPSLIVGVIGIVVSCGLYAMAMKSELARQKIGGRSVTNAERELTQIEQASIR; from the coding sequence TTGGAACGAATTGACGACCTGTGCGCGGACTTCGAGCACAAATGGCAAACCGATCAATCGCCCAGCATTGAATCCTTTCTAACCGAGGACATTCCGCCGGACGAACGGGACGTCCTGCTGGCGGAACTGATTGTGTTGGATATCGATTATCGCCGACGACGGGCTGAGCAACCCACCGAGCAAGACTACCTGGATCGTTTTCAAGACAACGCCCAGGTGATCCGCGACGCATTTCGTGGAAACGGCCAACCCAAGCGAGCCTTCATCCCACCGTCGGTGGAGCAACTGGGAAAGCGATTCCCCAATTTGAAGATCACCGAACTACTCGGCGCGGGCGGAATGGGTGCGGTCTACAAAGCACGCCAAGAAGGCCTGGATCGTGTCGTTGCCCTTAAAATCCTCCCCGAAGAATTCGGACACGATGTCAAGTTCGCATTGCGGTTCACTCGTGAAGCTCGCACGCTCGCGAAATTGAACCATCCGAATATTGTCTCGGTCTATGAGTTCGGACACGTCGACGACACGTACTATTTCTTGATGGAGTACGTTGACGGGTCCACGCTGCGTGATGTGGTCGCGGCCGGCCAACTCGCCCCCGCCCATGCGCTCGCGATCGTGCCGCATCTTTGCGACGCGCTCCAGTTCGCTCATGACAACGGCGTCATCCACCGCGACATCAAACCAGAAAACATCCTGATGGCGGTCGATGGCTCGGTGAAGATCGCCGACTTCGGACTTTCGCGACTCCTCGGCGATCAAGACCAACCATCAGCGCTCACCGGCACCCACCAGATCATGGGAACGCCGCGGTACATGGCCCCTGAACAACTTGAAGGTGCACGTGGCGTCGACCATCGCGCCGACATCTATTCGCTGGGCGTCGTGTTCTACGAAATGCTGACGGGTGAACTTCCGATCGGTCGTTTCGCGGCCCCATCCCAAAAGGTCGAGATCGATGTTCGTTTGGATGATGTCGTTCTGCGAACACTGGAAAAGGAACCTCGGAGACGCTATCAACGAGCCAGCCAAATCAAATCCGATATGCAGTCCATTGCGTCCGGTGACCGGGCCGCGCTCGCTCCAACCCAGATCGTGGACTCGGCGTCACAACGAGACCGTCTCCCTTCCTCCGCTGGGATGCACGAGCAAGAACTCGCCGGCCGTTTGCTCCTGACACGTCGCCAACTCATGGAGCGGGTCAAATCAGCGTTGCGACCTCTGGGTGTCGGCCAGGTGCTTCAAATTATGATCGGAGTCGCTCTCATCGCGCTGGGTGCTTACTGCTGGGCCCCCAACACGCACGTGCCACATCGACTGGTCAGCGGTGTGATCGTGCACGTCTACGGGTTGTTCTTGATCATTTCGGCGGCCAACGTCTTGGTTCGAATCAAACGCATCGACACGTCCCAACCGATCACCGAAATTCGCGAGAAGCTCGGCGCCGTCAGGCGTTTTTCTTTGTGGGTCGGTCCCGTCATCGGCTTCGCATGGTGGTTGATTTGGATCCCCGTTGTCGTGGCCGCAGGGTTCGATCAGGTCCTGCACCCCAACTCACTTTACCCGTCACTGATTGTGGGCGTGATCGGAATCGTCGTCTCATGCGGTTTGTATGCCATGGCAATGAAATCAGAACTCGCGCGTCAAAAGATCGGCGGCCGAAGTGTCACCAATGCCGAACGAGAACTCACACAAATCGAACAAGCCAGCATCCGCTGA
- a CDS encoding WD40 repeat domain-containing protein, whose protein sequence is MSIACLLGMSDGGFADESPGESLTGGGVPGTVKWREPVEFTRRSLELPGYVQPALGAADDKAVIAVAFSQDAKWMATGNAAGQVLLRRTGEPEVQQEMIGEHHTIVRGLQFLSGGKFLASLDVEGRLLLWSTSTGEKVQELAPIDQVLAIGVGSDDGRLIGLSEGTTLRVWEQEDDRWHETQEVSLEMPCSLLSVSRDANVAVVVSQPNVWQVHRFPASVVGQAEKKQAGDVVSEEPFTADSNGLNAISAVRVSPNGDRVALGWDDGSITVHLTADGSEKFRWWKHPNRVTNLCFSKTGKTLLSGCFRDRIRVWDLARGQHINDREVGLELVAAMELTDDPQRLVVAGAGPDVVVLDVQVPADRFVPAFARPRAWNNKAVHGVRFVPGKDEIAVVAKLGTIERVDLQGKRLQKATLLEPGRGKLVTAMVSPDGQFSARGYASGEVLVHRQGNGNPLWKSNLGSRVNALDISRDSKWLAVASGRNSVLRVMDLPTGREVSRTANLDEDIRRVRFDPDAATLLSNGHQGRLSDHIGVLTRWSVKDAKQLNRVQSPDIYSCVEVSPDGSRIVTGGMTGVVQLFDDQLRLLKTYEVGGRGGIHVLRLFDSKHLFVGTYKGSVLCIDLETGMELARLEPLPEHLLRPVRDIDYDAKTETLIAVGGYDGQESMRLYSLKEFFQTIDAVGVPVIETPPRLHQ, encoded by the coding sequence ATGTCCATCGCCTGTTTGCTCGGCATGTCAGATGGCGGTTTCGCAGACGAGTCTCCCGGTGAAAGCCTCACGGGTGGAGGCGTGCCTGGGACGGTCAAGTGGCGGGAACCGGTGGAGTTCACTCGCCGAAGTCTTGAACTGCCGGGTTACGTGCAACCGGCTTTGGGAGCCGCAGACGACAAAGCGGTCATCGCAGTCGCCTTCTCGCAAGATGCAAAATGGATGGCCACCGGCAACGCCGCAGGCCAAGTCTTGCTGCGCCGCACCGGCGAACCCGAAGTGCAGCAAGAGATGATCGGTGAGCACCACACGATTGTCCGCGGTCTTCAGTTTCTCAGTGGGGGGAAGTTTCTGGCGTCTCTGGATGTCGAAGGTCGGCTGCTTCTGTGGTCCACCAGCACCGGCGAGAAGGTTCAGGAGTTGGCTCCCATTGACCAGGTGCTCGCGATTGGCGTGGGGAGCGATGACGGTCGGCTCATTGGGCTTTCCGAAGGAACCACGTTGCGGGTTTGGGAACAGGAAGATGATCGATGGCACGAGACGCAGGAGGTCTCGCTGGAGATGCCCTGTTCCTTGTTGTCGGTCAGTCGGGATGCCAATGTGGCGGTGGTGGTTTCACAACCGAACGTCTGGCAGGTTCACCGTTTTCCGGCGAGCGTTGTTGGCCAAGCGGAGAAAAAACAAGCAGGTGACGTCGTCAGCGAAGAGCCATTCACGGCAGACTCCAACGGGCTGAACGCCATCAGTGCTGTCCGAGTGTCGCCCAATGGTGATCGGGTGGCATTGGGGTGGGATGATGGATCCATCACTGTTCACTTGACCGCGGACGGCAGTGAGAAATTTCGTTGGTGGAAGCATCCCAACAGGGTCACCAATCTTTGCTTTTCAAAAACGGGCAAGACGTTGCTGAGCGGATGTTTTCGAGACCGCATTCGTGTCTGGGATCTTGCCCGTGGACAGCACATCAACGATCGAGAGGTGGGTTTGGAATTGGTCGCGGCGATGGAGTTGACCGACGACCCACAGCGTTTGGTGGTAGCGGGAGCCGGACCGGATGTTGTTGTGTTGGATGTGCAGGTACCCGCGGATCGATTCGTTCCCGCGTTTGCTCGGCCGCGAGCCTGGAACAACAAAGCGGTCCATGGGGTTCGGTTTGTTCCAGGAAAAGACGAAATCGCGGTGGTCGCGAAACTGGGCACGATTGAACGAGTTGATCTGCAGGGAAAACGTCTGCAAAAGGCGACGCTGCTCGAGCCAGGTCGCGGCAAGCTGGTCACCGCCATGGTTTCTCCTGATGGCCAGTTCAGTGCGCGCGGTTATGCGTCGGGAGAGGTCCTGGTTCATCGCCAGGGAAATGGAAACCCGCTCTGGAAGTCGAACCTGGGGAGTCGAGTCAATGCGCTGGATATCTCCCGCGATTCCAAGTGGTTGGCGGTCGCCAGCGGTCGGAATTCCGTTTTGCGAGTCATGGATCTTCCGACCGGACGGGAGGTTTCTCGCACAGCGAATTTAGACGAAGACATTCGCCGGGTGCGTTTTGATCCTGACGCAGCAACCTTGCTTTCGAACGGGCATCAAGGTCGACTCTCCGATCATATCGGCGTGTTGACGCGATGGTCCGTCAAAGATGCGAAGCAGCTCAATCGAGTTCAATCGCCCGACATCTACAGTTGTGTGGAAGTCAGCCCTGACGGATCGCGGATCGTTACGGGTGGCATGACCGGCGTGGTGCAATTGTTCGATGACCAATTGCGATTGCTGAAAACGTATGAGGTGGGTGGGCGTGGTGGAATCCACGTGCTGCGTCTGTTTGATTCAAAGCACTTGTTTGTTGGGACCTACAAAGGCAGTGTGCTGTGCATCGACTTGGAGACGGGGATGGAACTTGCCAGGTTGGAACCATTGCCGGAACACTTGTTGAGGCCTGTACGCGACATCGACTACGACGCCAAAACCGAAACGCTGATTGCGGTGGGCGGCTACGACGGGCAAGAATCCATGCGTCTTTACTCGCTCAAAGAATTTTTTCAAACGATTGACGCGGTGGGTGTTCCAGTGATCGAGACACCGCCTCGTCTCCATCAATGA